In one Cercospora beticola chromosome 1, complete sequence genomic region, the following are encoded:
- the PHO85 gene encoding negative regulator of the PHO system yields the protein MATATPDLSLPSSAAARKGLSRSQPRLPTDFTTADLNSISRATRVASQLTTARAILWDKTYTGKEPPDIRLLPTHVSTLSVANRTDSNISVRSLGGSHKVEPMDKRHPSSFQQLEKLGEGTYATVFKGRNGQTGQFVALKEIHLDSEEGTPSTAIREISLMKELKHENIVSLYDVIHTENKLMLVFEYMDKDLKKYMDSYQGPAGGARGALDPAIIKSFMWQLLRGIAFCHENRVLHRDLKPQNLLINAQGQLKLGDFGLARAFGIPVNTFSNEVVTLWYRAPDVLLGSRTYNTSIDIWSAGCIMAEMFTGRPLFPGTTNEDQLLRIFRLMGTPSERSWPGISSFAEYKQTWPVYATQELRTILPQIDTLGLQLLGQLLQLRPEMRCTAQQALAHPWFNEIRSQAATSGAFAAPLPGMAVSQQRAY from the exons ATGGC AACGGCGACACCTGACCTCTCGCTTCCATCATCCGCCGCTGCGAGGAAAGGTCTCTCGCGCTCGCAGCCCAGACTGCCCACCGACTTCACCACGGCCGACCTCAACTCGATCTCGCGCGCGACTCGAGTGGCCTCGCAGCTAACGACTGCACGGGCAATCCTTTGGGATAAGACATATACGGGCAAGGAACCGCCCGATATCCGACTGCTCCCGACGCACGTATCCACCCTCAGCGTCGCCAACCGAACCGACAGTAACATCTCGGTGCGATCACTGGGCGGCAGCCACAAGGTCGAGCCCATGGACAAGCGCCATCCTTCCAGCTTCCAgcagctggagaagctgggAGAGGGTACCTATGCGACG GTCTTTAAAGGTCGCAATGGACAGACCGGTCAGTTCGTAGCCCTCAAGGAGATTCACCTCGACAGCGAGGAGGGCACTCCCAGCACAGCAATTCGCGAGATTTCGTTGATGAAGGAGTTGAAGCACGAGAACATTGTCAGCTTGTACGATGTTATCCACACCGAGAACAAGCTCATGCTGGTGTTTGAGTACATGGACAAAGACCTCAAAAAGTACATGGACAGCTACCAAGGTCCAGCCGGTGGTGCACGAGGTGCACTCGACCCAGCGATTATCAAGAGTTTCATGTGGCAACTGCTCCGTGGTATCGCTTTCTGCCACGAGAACCGCGTGCTCCACCGCGACTTGAAGCCTCAAAATCTTCTGATCAATGCGCAAGGTCAATTGAAACTCGGCGATTTTGGACTCGCCCGTGCCTTTGGAATTCCTGTCAACACATTCTCAAACGAGGTAGTGACCTTATGGTATCGCGCACCTGACGTGCTTCTGGGCAGCCGCACGTACAACACCAGCATCGACATCTGGAGCGCTGGTTGTATCATGGCGGAGATGTTCACTGGCAGGCCATTATTTCCAGGAACTACGAACGAAGACCAACTTCTCAGAATCTTCCGGCTCATGGGCACGCCGTCAGAGCGGAGCTGGCCTGGTATCAGCAGTTTCGCAGAGTACAAGCAGACCTGGCCCGTCTATGCCACTCAAGAGCTGCGGACTATACTTCCCCAGATTGACACACTTGGACTACAGCTGCTTGGCCAACTGCTACAGCTTCGGCCGGAGATGCGTTGCACCGCACAACAAGCTTTGGCCCACCCATGGTTCAACGAAATACGTTCGCAAGCAGCTACGTCTGGCGCATTTGCTGCTCCCCTACCAGGAATGGCTGTAAGTCAGCAGCGAGCTTACTGA